The Aphidius gifuensis isolate YNYX2018 linkage group LG2, ASM1490517v1, whole genome shotgun sequence DNA window gttttgtattattatattgttcaattaattttggtAATATTTTAACCCATTTATAAGTACCTTGTAACCTGAATTCAaagtacaattatttaaatctattAAATCTCTCAACTATTGATGCTTTCATATGGGTGAAAGTTGAATACATTCACatgaacattatatttttctaacatCGCTTGAAAAatggaattataaaattctgttTCTTGATCCACATgtagatttttaaaaactcgTCCTTTCTTAAATATTAAATCCATTGCAGCTGATACTTCTCTTCCAGTTTTGCTTTTGAGTTCAACAGCCCAACtgaactttgaaaaaatatcaataataatcaagatatatttatatccagAATTTACAGATGATCAATCATGTCAACAAGATCAGCTTGCCAAGTTTCATCCTTATCTCGAATATCAACTTTACGTCTTGGAAAATTTCGGCGAGCCGGTGCATGAAGCTTTCGTACTACGTTTCTCATAAATTCAGTCATGTTTCATTGACATCCGTATAATGACTGAATTTCAACTAATGTTAATGTATAATGTTTGCATCTCTTAGTTCTTCAATGACATGATTGACATGATTCCATTATCGTGACTTGGATTGCCAGCTGTTCGTGAAGCAACTAGCAATCCTAAACGATCAACAAGCTCATTCGGATTATCCcaataaacataattaacTTTAGATTGATTTTtgctttaaattatcatatttgttGGTAGTAAACCAGAACCATGATGTTGTGTACTCTTCATGTGAGGCAATATGAATGTAATACACTTTTGTGATGCTGAATTTTTCActgtatttttagaattatgaTATCTTAAATGTGCATTTGTGTTGAGAAGAATTtgagcataatttttttcatcaatttgagtGACTTTGGTTTTTTCTGGggatttcataaataataattccagtAGTCCTTGGGTTATTTCATACGTTTCATCAGCAacaatcatattattattttcgaatAGTAATTCAgcatttccaatttt harbors:
- the LOC122850443 gene encoding uncharacterized protein LOC122850443: MTEFMRNVVRKLHAPARRNFPRRKVDIRDKDETWQADLVDMIDHLWAVELKSKTGREVSAAMDLIFKKGRVFKNLHVDQETEFYNSIFQAMLQGTYKWVKILPKLIEQYNNTKHRTIKMAPAKVAIPIKSKTGEDVTAAMKSVHDEERIPKN